The DNA sequence GAATTGTATGGTGAGGTGATAATCTCCGCCAGGGATATTCCGGAATAGAAAGTTGCCTTTATCGTTCAGGATAGTTTCCTGCACGGTAGAATCCTGTGGGGTAGCCAATTTCACATGAGCGCCTCTGAGGGGAAGCTGGTCCGCGCTATCGGCTACGAGGCCGCTGACGCTGGCAGACTGGCCCGAGGTTTGGCCGGCGGAAAGCAGTAATACTAAAAACGGGAACAGGGAAAAGTAAATTTTCAAACGCACACTATTGATCTTTGGTTTGCTTCTTGGAAGGCCGCAGCCGGAAAAGGTTTAACAGAAGACATTCCGTAACATGATTGTTATGTTCCGGCGGAGTCCGTGGCCATTACGGAAAACCGGGAGCTTTTTGTAATTTAGCCGTCTTAACAGTAAAAAATGACCAAAGGAATCATCAAAACGGAAAAAGGCGATTTGCCGGTAATATTTTATGATAAGGACGCACCGGGTACCGTTGAAAATTTCCTGAAGCTTGCACGTTCGGGATACTATGACGGAACCACTTTTCACCGCGTGATCCCCGACTTTGTTATCCAGGGAGGAGATCCGACCGGAACGGGGGCAGGCGGCCCGGGCTATTCCATCAAGTGTGAGCTGGACGGCGACAACCAGTACCATGACAGGGGCGTACTTTCCATGGCACATCGCGGAAGGGATACCGGGGGCTCGCAGTTCTTTATCTGCCACAGCCGGAACAATACCGCACACCTTGACCGCAACCATACTTGTTTTGGAAAAGTGGAGGCAAACCTGGAGGTAATTGACCAGATCAAACAAGGCGATAAAATACTTTCTATAGAGATCATAGAGGAGGAAGCATGAATCTGAAAGGAATTGTGTCCGTAACGGGTAAGCCGGGCTTGTATAAGGTGATCGGTCAGAATAAATCAGGATTCATTCTCGAAACGCTGGATGAGGCCAGGAATAAGCTATTAATCAACCCTAATACACGGATTGCCGCGTTAACGGAAATAACCATCTTCGGTTTGGAAGACGACATTCGTTTGCGGGATATTTTTGAAAAGATGGGAGCCCGGGCGAAAGAGCTGCCTGTTCCCGAACCCAAAGCGGATAATAAGGCCCTCAAGGATTATTTTGAGAAAATATCTCCTGATCACGACAAGGATCGGGTATATGTTTCGGATATAAAAAAGATCGTGAGCTGGTACGGGATCTTATCCAGTCTGCCCTTGTGGGAGGAAAAAGAAGAAGCGCCGGAAGCAGAACAAGACGAGGATGGAACCGAGTGATACCCGCGTTTAAATATACAGGCCTGGGAGCCGTTCTTTTCTGCTTGCTGCTTAGCGCCTGCGAGGAGAGCGCCTGTGATACCAGTACGCGGACGGCTATCCAGTTAAAGTTTTATTCCCGTACCACCGACAGTATTCCAAAGGATACTGTCATTACCCTGGATCTGGAAGGGATCTATGGCATTGGAAGGGAAGACAGCATCCTGTTCGAAGGGGCTTCGGTTTCTTTAGTTACGCTTCCGCTGCCGCTTGAAGGCGATTCCTGCCAATTCGTAATGGAATTTCCAACCCAAAGCGATACGCTTACGCTTACTTTTGACCGGCAGCTCCGCTATATTTCAAAAGGCTGTGGTTTTGTCACCTGGTTTACCATCAGGGATGCAACCATTACAGAAAACGCCGTCAGGAATATCAGTATCGTTGAACCCTCGGTAACTACGTCGAATGAGGAAAATATTAAGCTGTATTTTTAGCTTGCTCCTGTTCTGCGGAGGGCTTTCCGCGCAGGATACGACGGCTACCGTACCGGCGGATACCGCAGGGACCAGTGAGCCGCCCAAGCCTCGCCGCATAGATACCATTCCCTGGGAGCGGAGCGGCCTGCGGGTGGGCATTGATTTGCTGAAGCCCATTCTTTCTTTTGTGAACAACCAACCCCAGGGAGCGGAGTTCTCTCTTGATTACGAAGTAAAGAAAAACTATTTCGCCGTTCTGGAAGCCGGATGGCAGCAGCTGGAGCTGGATGAAGTACGTTATAATTATACCACGAAAGGCATGTTCACCCGCCTGGGCGTTGACTATAATTTTATGAAACGAAGGCAGCCCTTATCCGGGGAAATGGCCTTTGTTGGCATCCGATATGGATTCAGTTCTTTCAGCCTGCAGGCGGACAGCGTACTGCTTACAGAGAAATACTGGGGCGACCTCCTCACCAGCGTTCCCAAAACTACCTTACAGGGCCATTGGGCGGAGCTGCTCCTGGGTGTAAAGGCGGAGATCTCTGAAAACCTCTTCCTTGGCTGGACCATCCGGGCCGGATTCCTGGTAGCCGGCGGGGTAACAAAGCGGGAAGTGGTACCTATCAGGGTTCCCGGTTACGGCCGGACGGAAAAAAAGCCTGTTTTCGGGTTCACTTATTCTGTTTATTACCGGTTTTAACTGATTCATACAGTTCCAGCATTCTTGCTCAGGCATTTCTCCTGCCTCTCCCTGATATCGTTCTCTGCCTGACGGGCAGGCAGCTTTGAAGGAGGATTTACCCGTGATGATAAGGTTCGTTCCTGAGAATGGTGAATGCCCGGTACAGTTGTTCGGTAAAAAACAAGCGGATCATTTGATGGGAAAAGGTCATTTTGGAGAGGCTGATCTGTTCGTGAGCCTTTTCATAAACGGCCGGTGAAAAACCATAAGGCCCGCCGATTACAAAGACCAATTGCTGTACGCTCTTATTCATGGCTGCGTTCAGGTAAGCGGCAAATTCTTCCGAAGAAAAATGCTTTCCTTTTTCGTCCAGTAAAACTATCCGGTCATTAGGCTGAAAACTATCCAGCAGGGCAGTTCCTTCCTTTTCTTTTTGCTGCTGTTCCGTGAGATTACGGGTATTTTTCAGAGCGGGAAGTGTCAGGGTTTGAAAAGAGATATAATGCTTCAGCCGCTTTTCAAACAGTTCGACTCCTTCCCGGAGGAATTTTTCTTCGGTTTTGCCGGCCTGTATCAGTTTGATCCTCATGAGCGCCGGTTAATTCCTGCTATTATTGCTTCTGCTTGATCAGGTTCAACGCAGAGCCTGCCTTGAACCATTCGATCTGCTGCTCATTATATGTATGATTTACAGGAAACTCGTCCTTGCTGCCGTCGCGGTGATTCAATATCACGGTCAGCTGCTTGTTGGGAGCGAAGTCAGTAAGGCCGGTAATATCAATGGTATCATCTTCCTGAACTTTGTCATAATCGGCAGGGTCGCTGAACGTAATGGCCAGCATACCCTGTTTTTTCAGGTTGGTCTCGTGAATGCGGGCGAAAGACTTTACAAGGATCGCCAGTACGCCAAGATGGCGGGGTTCCATGGCAGCATGTTCACGGGAAGAGCCTTCGCCGTAATTTTCATCGCCAACTACTACCGTTCCCACGCCTGCTGCTTTATAAGCCCGCTGCACGGCCGGCACGGGGCCGTATTCACCGGTCAGCTGATTTTTTACGCTGTCGGACTTTTCGTTGAAGAAGTTAATGGCTCCTATGAGCATATTGTTGGAAATATTATCCAGGTGCCCGCGATATTTCAACCAGGGGCCAGCCATAGAAATATGGTCCGTAGTACATTTGCCTTTTGCCTTGATCAGCAGCTTCAACCCGTTGAGATCCGTGCCTTTCCATGGCTTAAAGCCTTCCAGTAACTGCAGACGGTCGGAATCAGGCTTTACTGCCACTTCCTGGCCGCTGCCATCGGCGGCAGGCGCCACGTAACCGTTGTCTTCCACCGCGAATCCTTTCGCCGGAAATTCGATGCCCTGCGGCTCGTCGAGTTTCACCTGTTCTCCATTCTCATTTACGAGGGTATCCGTAATTGGATTGAAAGTGAGGTCGCCGGCAATGGCCAGGGCGGTTACAATTTCAGGGGAAGCTACGAAAGCGTGGGTATTCGGATTGCCGTCATTCCTTTTGGCAAAATTCCTGTTAAAGGAGGTAATGATTGAATTCTTGCGATCGGGGTCGTCTGAGTGGCGCGCCCACTGCCCGATGCAGGGGCCGCAGGCATTGGCCAGTACTACGCCGCCCATTTCCTTGAAGATATCGAGGAATCCATCCCGGTCAACGGTATAACGCACCATTTCGGAGCCAGGAGTGACGGTATATTCGGACCTTACCTTCAGGTTTTTACTTACGGCCTGTTTTGCTACGGATGCAGCGCGGCTGATATCTTCATAGGAAGAATTGGTGCAGGAACCAATCAGCCCGACTTCCAGCTTTGCAGGCCAGTTATGTTCTTTGACTACCTGGGCTAGCTTGGAAATAGGCCAGGCAAGATCCGGGGTAAAAGGCCCGTTGACATGCGGTTCCAATTCCGAAAGGTCGATCTCAATCACCTGGTCGAAATAATTTTCCGGATTGGCATATACCTCGGGATCGCCGGTCAGGTGTTCCGCAATGCCTTCAGCCAGGGAAGCAATGTCTGCCCGGTCGGTGGCGCGCAGGTAATCGGCCATACGTGAATCGTAGCTGAAAATAGAGGTAGTGGCGCCTACTTCCGCGCCCATATTGCAAATGGTGCCTTTCCCGGTAGCGGAAAGCGATTCTGCGCCTTCTCCGAAATATTCTATAATAGCGCCGGTTCCACCCTTTACGGTGAGAATGCCGGCCACTTTCAGGATCACGTCTTTGGCGGAAGTCCATCCGTTCATTTTCCCGGTGAGCTTAATGCCGATCAGCCTGGGGAATTTAAGTTCCCAGGGCATTCCTGCCATCACGTCGCAGGCGTCTGCTCCGCCAACACCAATGGCCACCATGCCCAGGCCTCCCGCGTTGGGAGTATGGGAGTCCGTCCCGATCATCATTCCGCCAGGGAAAGCATAATTCTCCAGGACAACCTGGTGAATGATGCCGCCGCCCGGTTTCCAGAATCCGATCCCGTATTTCCGGGAAACCGAAGAAAGGAAATCATAAACTTCCCTGTTGGTATCAATGGCCCTGTTAAGGTCTTCCTGCGCCCCTGTTTTAGCCTGGATCAGGTGATCGCAATGCACCGTAGAAGGTACGGCCACCCGCGGCTTGCCGGCCTGCATGAACTGAAGCAGCGCCATTTGCGCGGTAGCGTCCTGCATAGCAACGCGGTCGGGAGCGAAATTGACATAGGAGTTGCCCCTTGCAAACGCTTCGCCGGGTAACTCATCGGAAAGGTGTGCGTAAAGGATCTTTTCAGTAAGGGTCAGGGGTCGGTTTACCAGGTTCCTGGCCGCGGCAATCCTGCCGGGAAGTTCCTCGTATACCTTTTTAATCATCGCTATGTCAAAGGCCATTTTACAGTAATTTTATTATTGCTCTATTTGGGTTGCGAATTTATCAAAAAATTGGATTTAAGGCCCTACTGAAAGCATTTTTTCACTTATTTGGAAGATTTCTAAATTGATAACGGGAAAGCACCGGGTTTGTTTTGGCTTGCCCGGGCTCGCTCAGGCCGATTTTCAGGATCCCGGCCGCTTCGCGCCCGCCCTGAAAATCGAAGTTCGCCCGCGCGGGTAAGCTGAAACCTGTATGGCAGGCAAGAGGGGCTTATGGAGGCGGCCGCAGGTTTATAATTAAAACGGGTAAAAGGAAACGTTGCGGAGCATCCAGTAGAGAATCACGATGACCAGGACTATCCAGGGCGCATGGGGATGCCGCAGGGGGCCTTTCCCGGCCAGGCGGTCATATACCAGGAAAAGAATTGCAGTAAACGCCAGGGGATTAAAGCGAAATGCATCCGCAAAATGCAGGTGCAGCAGTGCATGAAGGGCTCTTTGGGAACCGCAGCCAGGGCATTCCAGTCCTGTGAACTTTTTAACGGGACAGGGAGGGAAAAAGCCGGCCATGGAAGGGTCGAAAGCGAAATAGAGGCCTAACGCGATTACCGCGCCGGCGCCAAATAGCAGCTTTGCCCAGCGTTTAGGGAGGGCTATTTTTAAAATTGACTCCACATGGCTCCGAATCCGAGAATAACGAAAAACAGCACATAGAGGACAATACCGGCAATGCCTACGAAAAACCCGATCTTCGTCCATTTACCCGCCTGACGGGAACTTTCAAGCGCGTCAGGGTAATTTCCTGCATCGTACTTGCTGTTAACGCCAGCCGCATAAATGATCCCCACGATCCCAAATGGAAGACAGCAAAGCACCGTGACCAGGATGGACTCCACCAGCCAGTTTTTTGGGCGGGCGGGCGGAGGTGTGGGATTATCAGGTGCCTGGTTAGTTAGGTTTATCTCGTCCATGTTTCTTATGATTGAAAAACTAAGATAGAAAAAAAATCAAAACTTTAATTTCTTTAGCTGTATCCCTTTCTCTTTCCAATGGGCAAGGGCCCGCGGGAGCGCAAACCGCAGTCTTTTTTCTGCTTTTATACTATCGTGAAATACGACGATGGAACCGTTTTCGGCATATGCTAACACGTTTTTGAGGCATTTTTCAGGAGAAAGCCCGGGGTCGAAGTCGCCGCTGAGGACGTCCCACATAATGATGTTCGCCGGAAACGGGGCGGCAATATTGCCGCCCGGGGGCGGAATGAGGGCTGCTTGCCGCAGTTCCTTGATCTGGCTGCGTTTAATGCGGCCGTAGGGTGGGCGGAACAGGTTTGATTTTACGAATCCGGCGCATTTGCCGATGTTTTCCAGGTAAACCTGGTCGGGAGTTTTCCAGCCCTTCAGGTGGTTAAAGGTATGGTTGCCCACAGCATGGCCTTCCTCCAATACTTCCCGGTAAATTTCGGAATGCTTTCTGACGTTGTCACCAATACAAAAAAAGGTGGCTTTCGCTTCATATTGTTTCAGAGTTTCCAGCACCCAGGGAGTTACCCCTGGGATGGGGCCGTCATCAAAGGTAAGGTAGACCACCTTTTCATCCCGCGGCATATTCCAGATGAGCGAAGTGGGGTAAAGCTTTTTTAACAGGTATGGTGTTTTTACCAGGTACATTTGAGAGGCATTATTTCACTGTTCAAGTATAATAGAGAATGTACTTCCTTTATCCGCGACGGAATGCGCCCGTAACTGCCCTCCGTGCAATTGGATGATCTGCCTGGAAAGACTGAGCCCGATTCCTGAGCCCTTCTTTTTCGTAGTGAAAAACGGGATAAATATATTTTCCATGGCTTCGGCTTCAATTCCGGGGCCGTTATCGCTTATTTCAAGGATCACCTGCTGCTGGTTACGGAAAGCTTTCAGCGAAATGACGCCATCCGGAGTTTCCAAAAGAGCATCCCGGGCGTTTTTGATCAGGTTAATAAGCACCATATGCAGCTGTTCGCCGTCGGCCGTGATCTCCAGGTCGCCGGGCTGCACCTTGCTTCTGAGCTGAATGCCTTCCTGTTTCAGGTCGGGATCCATTAACTGGGTGACCGAGTGAATGATGTCCTTTACGCGAATGGTTGAAAAATGCGGTTTAGGCAGGCTGGTATAGTCCCGGTAGGCATTTACAAAGTTCATGATGCCCCGGCTCCTGTTTTCTACGGTTTGCAGGGCTTCCCGGAGATCCGCCGTTGCGTTTTCTGGAAGTCGATAAGTTTGAAGGTCATTTTCAACGATTTCCTTCATGGTGCCTATAAGCGAAACGATAGGGGTAATGGAATTCATGATCTCATGACGGAGGATGCGCGCCAGGTTTTGCCAGGCTTCCAGCTCCTTATCCTGAAGTTCGGAATGAATATTTTGGAGAGATACCAGTTTGATCAGTTTTCCCTGAAGGCGCAGTCCTGTGGCGCTGACCGAAAGCTGAAGGTTCTGGGACATAGGATAAAGGGATTTGCTTCCGGAGGGGAGGCGCCAGAACAAATTGGCCAGCCCGTCATGTGAATTTTCCAGTTCGGCGATATTCCTGAGCCGGTAGATCCCCAGCAGCCGGAATGCGGCAGGGTTGATAAGTTCTACCTTGCCGCTGCTGTCAAACGACAATACCCCGATATTAATTTGCTGGACAATCGTGTCAATGTATTTTAGGTTCGCTTCTTTTTCGGCCCGGGCTTCCCGGAAAGCTTCGAGGACCTGGTTGAATTGCCGGTTCAGATCCCGGAAACTTTTGCCTAGTTTATTATCGGAAGAAAAGCGAATGGAGAAATCGGAATAGTGGATGGATTCCAGGAAAAGCGCCAGTTTGCGGTTCACCCGGGTAATATAATGGTGAAGGCTGTAGCACTGCCACAAAGTTAACAGAAAGGGTATTATCAAAAGCAGCAGGCGGAAGGAACCGTTTACCTGGCGCTGCATCAACGCCCAGCAAAACAAACCTATCCCGGCTGCAATACCCAGTATTCGCAGGAAAAGAGAAATGCTGAAGCGCTCAAATGCCATATTTTTCTATTCTCCGGTATAATGCGGCCCGGCTCAGCCCTAGTTTACGCGCTGCTTCGGTAATGCTCCCGTTAAATTCGCGAAGGGCTTTCCTGATCAGTTCCCGTTCGGTTTCTTCCAGGTTGAAACCGGTATCGGCGTCTTTGCTGAAAGAACTGTTCTTTTTAAACACATGCTCCGGCTGTAAAAGGTCCGATTGTGCCAGGATAACCGCCCGTTCGATTGCGTGCTGCAATTCCCGTACGTTTCCCGGCCAGGGGTAGCGCATCAGCTGGCTCACCAGGGAGTCGCTGAGACGGCGGACTTCCCGCTTATATTTATCCCGGTATTGCTCCAGGAAATGCTGCGCAAGGAGTACGATGTCTTCCCGCCGCTCGCGTAAAGGCGGAAGCTGTATTTCAATCGTGTTGATCCTGTAGAGCAGGTCCTGCCGGAAGCTCCCCTCGTCCACCATTTTTTCCAAATCCCGGTTGCTGGCGCAAATCAACCGTACATTCAGCGACCGCTGTTTATTGGAGCCCACAGGTACCACCACCCGGCTTTGCAGTACATTCAATAATTTAGCTTGCGCCGGCAGGGACAGGTTACTGATTTCGTCCAGGAAAATAGTGCCTTTGTCTGCTTCTTCAAATCGTCCCTTGCGGTCCGCCCGTGCATCAGTAAAGGCGCCTTTAACATGTCCGAACAGTTCACTTTCAAACAATGTTTCGGGAATGGCTCCCATATCAGCCGGTACAAAAGGCTGGTTGCTCCTTGCCGATAACTGATGGATATACCTGGCCAGCAGGTCTTTCCCCGTACCGTTTTCTCCCAGGATCAATACATTCGCATCGGTCCCCGCGATTTTTGCCGCCGTTTCCAGCAAAGCTTGCATCAGGGGGCTCTCGCCGATTATAGGACTCGGCAGATCTTTTTTGTCTTCCGGCCCGGGTTCCTCTTTTTTCGGTTCAGGAACTGATTCTTTCATGGCTGACCGGACAGTAGCCAGCAGCTTATCGTTCTCCCAGGGTTTGAGGACAAAATCCGCCGCTCCTGCTTTTATGGCCCTGACCGCCATCTCCACATCGCCATAGGCGGTAAAAAGAATGACCACAGCCTGGGGATTAAGATCAAGAATGCGGTCCAGCCAAAGAAATCCTTCTTTCCCGCTGCTGCGGTCGCGGGTGAAGTTCATGTCCAGCAGGATCACATCGTATTGGTTATTGTTAAGCAGGTAAGGTATCTGCTGCGGGTTGCGTTCCCCCTCAACTTTGGCGAAATGTCTTTTTAGAAGCAATTGGGCGGCCCTGAGTACGTCCCAATCATCATCGATAATTAAAATAGTTCCTGTATGCGGCATCCGGATAAATTTATGATCGTACCGGGGCTTCTTGCCCCTCCTTGTTTTTGAGCCTCCTGCAGCAAATATTGCTCCTTATGCTAAAACTCCTTTCTCCCTGTTATATGCGGGCATTTCCGGCTGCCGGAATGTCCGGAAATGAACAATGCGTGTCCGTAAGCGAACGTTTTCAGGGATAAAAATACTGAAAAATTCTGTTCAACAGCCGTTTTGGGTTCTGGCACGGCGATTGGCTGTATGGATGAGCCGGCGAAAAGCAGGCCCTGATGTGGCAATAACAAAAATAACGGCCACACTTGCACAAGCGGATAAGATCATGGATAGGAAGTTAGAGAAAAAGTTTTGGACTAAACAGCGCATTTTTATGATGGGAGGAGGCGCCTTGCTGGTTTTTGTACTCTTGTACAGCCTCGTGTTCGCTGATCACCGCTCTAAACTGAACGTGGAAAGAGAGAAGATCACTGTTTCTACTGTGCAAAAGGGCATATTTGATGAATATATTGTTGTGACAGCGGTTGTGCAGCCCTTGAAAACAATACGGCTGGACGCGGTGCAGGGAGGCTATGTGGTGGGAAAATACCTGGACGGTGGTACGATGGTGGAAAAAGGGGATTCTATTCTCCGCCTGGAAAACCAGGATCTGACCCTTAGTTACGTAAACCACGAAACAGAAATTTATCGCCTTATCAATGAACTTCAAAGCACGCGCCTTCAGCTCCGGCAAAACCGGTATCAGCTGGAAAGTGCGCTTTCTGATCTGCAGGCCCAGCTGAAGGCGGCAAAAGACCTGTACGACAGGAATAAGCTCCTTTATGATGATCAGGTGATCTCCGAGCAGGAGTTCCTGAAATATAAGATCGACTACGAGCGGTTAAAAGAACAAAACCGTATTGAAGTAGAGTCCCAGAAATACCAGGAACAGAACGCGGAGTTGCAGATCAAGCAATT is a window from the Anseongella ginsenosidimutans genome containing:
- a CDS encoding peptidylprolyl isomerase; translated protein: MTKGIIKTEKGDLPVIFYDKDAPGTVENFLKLARSGYYDGTTFHRVIPDFVIQGGDPTGTGAGGPGYSIKCELDGDNQYHDRGVLSMAHRGRDTGGSQFFICHSRNNTAHLDRNHTCFGKVEANLEVIDQIKQGDKILSIEIIEEEA
- a CDS encoding DUF5606 family protein encodes the protein MNLKGIVSVTGKPGLYKVIGQNKSGFILETLDEARNKLLINPNTRIAALTEITIFGLEDDIRLRDIFEKMGARAKELPVPEPKADNKALKDYFEKISPDHDKDRVYVSDIKKIVSWYGILSSLPLWEEKEEAPEAEQDEDGTE
- a CDS encoding DUF6452 family protein, with translation MIPAFKYTGLGAVLFCLLLSACEESACDTSTRTAIQLKFYSRTTDSIPKDTVITLDLEGIYGIGREDSILFEGASVSLVTLPLPLEGDSCQFVMEFPTQSDTLTLTFDRQLRYISKGCGFVTWFTIRDATITENAVRNISIVEPSVTTSNEENIKLYF
- a CDS encoding DUF6048 family protein, giving the protein MRKILSCIFSLLLFCGGLSAQDTTATVPADTAGTSEPPKPRRIDTIPWERSGLRVGIDLLKPILSFVNNQPQGAEFSLDYEVKKNYFAVLEAGWQQLELDEVRYNYTTKGMFTRLGVDYNFMKRRQPLSGEMAFVGIRYGFSSFSLQADSVLLTEKYWGDLLTSVPKTTLQGHWAELLLGVKAEISENLFLGWTIRAGFLVAGGVTKREVVPIRVPGYGRTEKKPVFGFTYSVYYRF
- the rlmH gene encoding 23S rRNA (pseudouridine(1915)-N(3))-methyltransferase RlmH, with protein sequence MRIKLIQAGKTEEKFLREGVELFEKRLKHYISFQTLTLPALKNTRNLTEQQQKEKEGTALLDSFQPNDRIVLLDEKGKHFSSEEFAAYLNAAMNKSVQQLVFVIGGPYGFSPAVYEKAHEQISLSKMTFSHQMIRLFFTEQLYRAFTILRNEPYHHG
- a CDS encoding aconitate hydratase, translating into MAFDIAMIKKVYEELPGRIAAARNLVNRPLTLTEKILYAHLSDELPGEAFARGNSYVNFAPDRVAMQDATAQMALLQFMQAGKPRVAVPSTVHCDHLIQAKTGAQEDLNRAIDTNREVYDFLSSVSRKYGIGFWKPGGGIIHQVVLENYAFPGGMMIGTDSHTPNAGGLGMVAIGVGGADACDVMAGMPWELKFPRLIGIKLTGKMNGWTSAKDVILKVAGILTVKGGTGAIIEYFGEGAESLSATGKGTICNMGAEVGATTSIFSYDSRMADYLRATDRADIASLAEGIAEHLTGDPEVYANPENYFDQVIEIDLSELEPHVNGPFTPDLAWPISKLAQVVKEHNWPAKLEVGLIGSCTNSSYEDISRAASVAKQAVSKNLKVRSEYTVTPGSEMVRYTVDRDGFLDIFKEMGGVVLANACGPCIGQWARHSDDPDRKNSIITSFNRNFAKRNDGNPNTHAFVASPEIVTALAIAGDLTFNPITDTLVNENGEQVKLDEPQGIEFPAKGFAVEDNGYVAPAADGSGQEVAVKPDSDRLQLLEGFKPWKGTDLNGLKLLIKAKGKCTTDHISMAGPWLKYRGHLDNISNNMLIGAINFFNEKSDSVKNQLTGEYGPVPAVQRAYKAAGVGTVVVGDENYGEGSSREHAAMEPRHLGVLAILVKSFARIHETNLKKQGMLAITFSDPADYDKVQEDDTIDITGLTDFAPNKQLTVILNHRDGSKDEFPVNHTYNEQQIEWFKAGSALNLIKQKQ
- a CDS encoding DUF2752 domain-containing protein; translation: MESILKIALPKRWAKLLFGAGAVIALGLYFAFDPSMAGFFPPCPVKKFTGLECPGCGSQRALHALLHLHFADAFRFNPLAFTAILFLVYDRLAGKGPLRHPHAPWIVLVIVILYWMLRNVSFYPF
- a CDS encoding CD225/dispanin family protein produces the protein MDEINLTNQAPDNPTPPPARPKNWLVESILVTVLCCLPFGIVGIIYAAGVNSKYDAGNYPDALESSRQAGKWTKIGFFVGIAGIVLYVLFFVILGFGAMWSQF
- a CDS encoding polysaccharide deacetylase family protein codes for the protein MYLVKTPYLLKKLYPTSLIWNMPRDEKVVYLTFDDGPIPGVTPWVLETLKQYEAKATFFCIGDNVRKHSEIYREVLEEGHAVGNHTFNHLKGWKTPDQVYLENIGKCAGFVKSNLFRPPYGRIKRSQIKELRQAALIPPPGGNIAAPFPANIIMWDVLSGDFDPGLSPEKCLKNVLAYAENGSIVVFHDSIKAEKRLRFALPRALAHWKEKGIQLKKLKF
- a CDS encoding sensor histidine kinase, with translation MAFERFSISLFLRILGIAAGIGLFCWALMQRQVNGSFRLLLLIIPFLLTLWQCYSLHHYITRVNRKLALFLESIHYSDFSIRFSSDNKLGKSFRDLNRQFNQVLEAFREARAEKEANLKYIDTIVQQINIGVLSFDSSGKVELINPAAFRLLGIYRLRNIAELENSHDGLANLFWRLPSGSKSLYPMSQNLQLSVSATGLRLQGKLIKLVSLQNIHSELQDKELEAWQNLARILRHEIMNSITPIVSLIGTMKEIVENDLQTYRLPENATADLREALQTVENRSRGIMNFVNAYRDYTSLPKPHFSTIRVKDIIHSVTQLMDPDLKQEGIQLRSKVQPGDLEITADGEQLHMVLINLIKNARDALLETPDGVISLKAFRNQQQVILEISDNGPGIEAEAMENIFIPFFTTKKKGSGIGLSLSRQIIQLHGGQLRAHSVADKGSTFSIILEQ
- a CDS encoding sigma-54-dependent transcriptional regulator: MPHTGTILIIDDDWDVLRAAQLLLKRHFAKVEGERNPQQIPYLLNNNQYDVILLDMNFTRDRSSGKEGFLWLDRILDLNPQAVVILFTAYGDVEMAVRAIKAGAADFVLKPWENDKLLATVRSAMKESVPEPKKEEPGPEDKKDLPSPIIGESPLMQALLETAAKIAGTDANVLILGENGTGKDLLARYIHQLSARSNQPFVPADMGAIPETLFESELFGHVKGAFTDARADRKGRFEEADKGTIFLDEISNLSLPAQAKLLNVLQSRVVVPVGSNKQRSLNVRLICASNRDLEKMVDEGSFRQDLLYRINTIEIQLPPLRERREDIVLLAQHFLEQYRDKYKREVRRLSDSLVSQLMRYPWPGNVRELQHAIERAVILAQSDLLQPEHVFKKNSSFSKDADTGFNLEETERELIRKALREFNGSITEAARKLGLSRAALYRRIEKYGI
- a CDS encoding efflux RND transporter periplasmic adaptor subunit yields the protein MAITKITATLAQADKIMDRKLEKKFWTKQRIFMMGGGALLVFVLLYSLVFADHRSKLNVEREKITVSTVQKGIFDEYIVVTAVVQPLKTIRLDAVQGGYVVGKYLDGGTMVEKGDSILRLENQDLTLSYVNHETEIYRLINELQSTRLQLRQNRYQLESALSDLQAQLKAAKDLYDRNKLLYDDQVISEQEFLKYKIDYERLKEQNRIEVESQKYQEQNAELQIKQLEGTIDRTQRNLELMKASLDNLIIRAPISGLLSSIDVEVGSSISAGENIGQIDVIDGYKLRAQIDEHYISRLFAGLKASFEFGGKTHELTVRKVYPEVLNGRFEVDLEFAGAAPEGIRRGLSLPVRVGLGKSAEAVLLSSGGFFSHTGGNWVYVLDGDGTRAVKRSITLGRKNPEYFEVLEGLQPGEKVITSSYDNFGDKEVLQMN